The Nicotiana tabacum cultivar K326 chromosome 14, ASM71507v2, whole genome shotgun sequence genome contains a region encoding:
- the LOC107801585 gene encoding uncharacterized protein LOC107801585 gives MAAVGQPFSGNIKKALAGIRRINLEGLRWRVFDAKGQVLGRLASQISTVVQGKDKPTYTPNREEGDMCIVLNAKDVCVTGRKLTDKFYRWHTGYIGHLKERSLKDQMAKDPTEVIRKAVLRMLPRNKLRDDRDRKLRIFAGDEHPFSDRPLEPYVMPPRQVRELRPRTRRAMIRAQKKAEQQQQGTNNTSKRKKNKEVEEEAVKA, from the exons ATGGCAGCCGTGGGACAGCCTTTTAGTGGCAATATTAAG AAAGCTCTTGCTGGTATAAGACGTATCAATCTGGAAGGTCTACGATGGAGAGTGTTTGATGCCAAAGGCCAG GTCCTGGGAAGGCTGGCATCACAGATATCTACCGTGGTTCAAGGCAAAGATAAACCGACGTACACACCTAACCGTGAGGAAGGAGATATGTGCATTGTGCTCAATGCAAAGGATGTCTGTGTCACCGGGAGAAAACTCACTGATAAGTTCTATAGGTGGCACactgg TTACATAGGCCACCTAAAAGAGAGGAGTCTGAAAGACCAGATGGCTAAGGATCCAACAGAAGTTATTCGCAAAGCTGTCCTGCGTATGTTACCAAGAAATAAGCTGCGTGAT GATAGAGACCGGAAATTGAGGATTTTTGCTGGCGATGAGCACCCTTTTAGTGACAGACCTCTAGAGCCGTATGTGATGCCTCCTAGACAAGTTCGGGAGCTGCGCCCTCGTACAAGGAGAGCCATGATTCGAGCTCAAAAGAAGGCTGAGCAGCAGCAACAGGGTACAAACAAcacaagtaaaagaaaaaagaacaaggaggtggaagaagaaGCAGTAAAAGCATGA